TTTGAGATTGTAGCTGGATTTAGTCTTTTACATCAACTGGCTCTTATTTTGCTGTGGTTATTTCTGTCTAGAAGTAGAAGCCACCAATACGCTGTGTTATCATGTTCTTATTCTCatatgtttgatctgcttcgaTCTTTCTAATATCATCGTTGAACCATTTTAGTATTCCCGACTTGAATATAAATCAATTGGTTAAGATACAATATATTTGACTGAAAACATTAAGAGCGAACTTGGGGTAAGAACTGTAAGGCTATAATAATCACCTCTTGCtagaataaatattattttgtattctcTAATTAATTACTGTCAACATTATTTGAAAACTCCCGTTTGTTATGATATTTACTATTTCTTAtcctttttactattttatatttatcattttttattctttgctatgttgtttattattttttttcaaactaaaatagtttacacttcaaacatatattattataattcaaactaaaataatctacatctaaaatacaaattattatagtCCAATTATAATAACGGACTCTTGTATATCCTAAAGATTTGATTGAGGTTTAacttaatataataattagGTTTAATTGTAGAATGAGCCTCTTATAGTAATTGTAACCAAacttaaatatattttagtCAATGTCCAACCCTCTTAGTTGACTATCTATTTACATTATATAGCCACAACGAGCAGCCAATGTCATCAATTGGTTAGTTCTTTgacataattttaatatcaatgACCAAAATAgatattatttgaaaatttagagactaaaattaatattttaaaaaagtttaggaaatgaaatatagcaaaataaaaaattttgagaccaaaataggatttaaacctaGTTTGAAATAGTAAAATCTAATTATGTTTTTAGAAAATACAGATGAATCTTAAATAACAATTGCATAAACCATATAAGAATTTGAAAAGATTAAGTTTGATTTGAAAAgaactccaaaattaaaaagaaatgaaaatttaattattaatgaaAATATGCTAAATATAAATTGAGAAATAACTCAAGTAGAAGTACACCCGACTTGCTGTGAACCTAAACCTAGAGGCTCCCCTCATAAAAATGGCAAAGTTCGAGTGGACAATTCTCAACCTTacatgtatatagagatatTAGATTTGATTTAACATTTGTAGACCTTTTTAGAAAGACTTTGGGATCTTAAGTTTAGTGTAAAGACGACGAAGGTACGTATATCGTCTTGTAATCATTTGGCATTTGAAAATTGTACTTATTTTCTCACAAATTTTTATTCATGATTTTCATACTTCCTATATAGTCATTAGAGTTCTTAatcaattaagaaaattaaaaaaatactttttaagcAATAAATGGAAGTGAAGTTTATagatttgactttttttaaaaaataaataataaaatagctATCAAACGAGACCGCTGTTATCTTGAAGCTTCTTAAATCTAGATGTAAGAACACCAACAATTTAATGCAATGTCTTAAACAATTAGGTTTCGTTGTCGACGGACAAATATATGAAaactattttatatataattaaattaattaatagaaaattaaaactaaagacTGAAGTGGACATTGAAAACTACGGTTGGATTGCCAAAATAGAATCAAGATTATTGGGAATTTGATTACGATAGAATTTGTTATctgaaatcaaaattaatatagAAATCTGATTAGGGTGTTTGAAGTGCAGAGTTGAGTTTACTCAAGCTCAAAATTCAAAGGTAAAAAGGTAACGATTCGAAGCTTAGaaaccaaaagaaattaaacttGAAACTTAGtaaatttgtaacattttaaaattgacCAAATAAAAACCATATTTAAAACTATTACTATAGACATTCTTTGCTTATTTATATACCAAATAAAAACCATATTtaacatttgtttttttttttggtttctagccattttataaaatacatttattatatttgattctAAAGGTCAAAATCGATGGTTCCTTGGTTAAAAAGATATTATAGATTGCTTGATTTTTAGTTCCTTTGAAATCATTTAGAACTTACTTCACTTCTAATTAAACACTTTGATAATGTTTCAAGTCTCATCCTTGgcttatttattaaatatatgaacattacatttcttctgattttcaaattagtgtctaataaatttttaaaatttttaattttatatctaataattcattaaatataGATCAATGATAATCATAaaaaccattaattaaattgaaattctaACTCAGTGAACTAATAAAAAAGAATCACTCACTAAattatatattcattatttCATGAAAGATTTTGTTCTAACATCTACAATAACTAAAGTAACAGGTTTCGATTATCGaagtttgaatttcattttaattttcagtGAGATTTAAAAATACTTTGAAGTAAAAATTAGAAGATGATGCTAgttcataaaatattttcaaattttagtatctaataaattttttaaactttcattAAAGTATCGATTAATGATAATCATAAAAGTCATTAATTAAACTTGAATGAACTAATAAAAAAGAATCACTCATATATTCATTATTTCATGAAAGATTCTGTTCTAACATCTGGTAGGATGCAACAAGACTAAGGGATTGAGGAAATTGGGATGAGAATTAGGATGGGAATAGGTAAGGGATACACATCCCTTagtacaaattttaaaactttagcATAAGAATAAGCTATTCTCATGCATTCCTTATACCCATCCAAAAATTTAGGTCTTCTTGATGCCCTTTTAAAgtattgttaaaattaattaatatatgaatattaaatttataatttagaaaattatatcaattcataaattaattaattcattaataaaatatatagttaataaattatcattatgattaatattttaaaaaattattttttaataattataattagcttatcattgattaattataattcatcattttttaatcacaaaatgttatatttatttaaaactgATTTgtattgttatattaattaatacatcatatttatataaattcatcaaattgatAAATCAAATTACGTAATCAaataactttaattataaattaatcattttacaaagtaattaataatttaattaatattattatttatttgaatcgaatttattgtttatcaattaatatatcaaaattttataaaaatgttcatctataaataaaatagaaaactagtttgttaccataaaattttgataacatTTTCATATACAACCAAATACAGTCATCATTGATTGCTAACAATCTTATTTCCAGACAGCTTTAAATACCTTAAACCAAACGACCTCAATGCTTATTCCAACAACACTCTATCCAACATTAGTAACACATGTTTTATCGTATTTCTACAAGGACAAATAACATTCTCATTATCATTATATATATCTCTCATTTTATTCATCGTAGAAAACGAAAATTTACACTAGCTAAGCTATGGTACAGATAcccaaaaaattaaagaatatgaATATTGAATGCATATTAGTTTAAATAAAAGGTATAAGGAACTGTTGTATTGGTTGGCACTGGAAATCCAGCCTTCTTTCTAATAAGACCAACTCCAGGAATCTTTTCGTTGCACTGCATATTCtagtttgtttttaaaaaatatgatgCAGTCTTTTTTAACCGAAATGGAAACCTGTGGATTTGAAAGAACTGTTGGTTTGATTAGGCAATCGAAGAACTGCAACGATTCCTGCTGCAAGCGCACATATCGAGGCCAAAGCAAATGCAGGAATGTTTCCTCCACTGAATAATGCATCCCATGGCCCAGCTCCAAGGGATACAATCATCTTAACAAATCAAAATGTATGATCCATGTCAGTTCTGTAATGGACAAATGTAAAACAAATGTAGGGCCAAACAAAAAactgtttttcgataaagtcaTTTTTAGTttggttgtcaaacacttcGACTTGTTTCttaatgacttattttcaaaattaaacactttcAGCAGTTAAACGAAACACACGTattcttttaaagaagcaaaAGGGGGAAAAGGAAGATGGAAGAATAAACCAGATCACCGTCGAAGTATAAATTTGGAAATGGTTATCACTTGAATTCATGATAAAATCTAAAGAGTAAAGAATAAACCAGATCAACATTGAAAAGTTCCGAACGATTTTCTCTTGATGCATGATAAAATTCAAATCCAAAGCTAAAATGTTTCATTTAGAAGTagatataaaagaaaagaaataaaagactTACTGACAAACACCATCGGatgtttaagaattaaattgatGTGATGTTTACGAGGAATGCTTGTATAAAACAGTTACAAAAATACTTTTAAGCAAAGCACTAATCAGGCATTTACTTAAAAGCACCGTGAAAGTTTTGAAAAGCCTTTCAACCGTCTAAAAACGATGTCAAACACTAGTTCATTTCATGAACCCAGAATTGTTGAGtcaaaaggaaaattaatttaatactataAAAAACGATATTGTGTGTACTtgaagaaatagaaaaaacatCTTCAAAATAGTTTTGCTTTCTCTATAGTAGCTATAATATTTTCGTTGTCAATACCTGGGGAATAACAACTGCAAGATTGAGAACTCCTATAGCCAATCCTGTAAAAATCAGTCTTTAAAATATCAGAATCCAGTTAGTCTGTAAACACCAAGAAAAACAATACGAGATGAACTCTATTCGAACCTTGCCCACCACCAGAATCGGCAGTCAGTTCTGCAGTCAAAGAGAAGGGAACACTATATGTTATCTGCAACAGAAACAAGGAAGGAACCTTTAAATACAAGGATGTGATAGAAGGAGATGGGAATTAAAAGGAGAAGCGTTGATATTTACGGCGAGAGGAAAACCAAGAAGAGCAAAAACAGCCAAGGCAGCATTTTTTATTGTTGAATTTCCCCCAATAATATGTTCAATTCCTTCAGAGTATTGGCTGACGGATATTAGACTAATAATAGTAGTTCCCATCATGCATGCAAAGACAATAAAGTTGCTCATTGCCCAGACAAGTCTTGCTCCCATGCGCTGACACATGGGCTCTATAAAGAACGAACTGATACCAAGAACAAcctataacaaaaataaataaaagattaaaatctGAGACACTTATGTAATCAAATAACATGACAACTAACATCTAAAATGTAATAAAGGCAACTCACttaaatcaaactaaaatacCACAAAATATAAGAAAACCTCAAACTAGTAATGTAACCAAATCTGGGTTCTTACAGAATTCAATAGCAAACCAAATGCACCTTCTCTCACACCCTGATCATAAACCTGTTCGTCAGTCAAACTGCCTTTAGGGTCCCCATGATACACTTCCCTTCCCATCCAATCCGTATCAAATAAGAAGAAGGGAAACCAGGATAACTGCATGTAAAATGCAAGCAACAAAAAACAATATTCAAGAGGTGTCTACATTTGGATACACATAACTAATAACTATATCCACTGGAAAATTGCTATGAATAGATTTTTTGATGGATAGATGTAAGCTAAGAGGAAAATATCATCGCAGAAataagattttaattaaaaaatgtagaACCTACCCAGCTGAGAGCCATCACAAGAAGCACTGAATGCATGGCCGGCGGTAGATGTCTTAAACTGGTCAACAATTTGACTACAACTGTTGCAGGACCATCATAATAACCTTCGTTGTGACTTTCCTCactttttgattttgaatttttcaaatgaatatTTTCTTGATAGCCATAGTCAGCATTGCTCCCATTCAAACTGTTAAGTTctggttttaaaatattagaacTATTTTGTTCATTCCCATTCAACAAAGGAGCAGAATCTGATAAACGTGGTGGTTGATCTACAGCAGTAAGCGGAACTTCATCGGCAAAATATATGGTAACAAGAGTACATATGGTTAGAAAAAGCTGCATACGTGAAATGCAGATGTTAGAACTGCAGTTGGAGAACCAAGGTTTAGTCACAAGCCAAAGATGAAACAGTTGTCTTCATTTAAGAAATACATGAGCATAAGAACTGAACATGATAGACCATCTTTCTTTTACATAATGGGTGAAGAATGATGGTGCACTATTGCTCTGTTCTTCTTACAGAGATCACCAAAAACGAAATTCTACATCATAAAGAATATTGAACTATATTAATATCTTACTCACCACAGCAGTAAGAAATGCAGCTTTAAGGTTTCCACAGGCTTCACAGCAAGCATTACTTAAAAGGAAAGGAAACCATCTGCACAAAGATGAATCATAGAAAAGAACCACAAAAGAAGATTCAAAATATGAACTAATCTCACAAAACTCTGGTCAAATAAATAGCACAAAATCAAATACATGTATCAAATCATctcatataaaaaaatgtagagAAACATTTAATCGTCTGAGATCTGGTTCAAAATATTACTTGTGCCAGCTTCCACTAGCTCCTGCTGAAAAACCTAGGATATTACCAACAGCCATCCATGAACAAAATACCGCATTTGCAACATTGTGTTGATCAGGACCTAGAATAAAGCCAACAACATAATGCTGGGTGTTTATCGAGcatataatattcaaaatagAAGTAACAAATATTCATGCCCACAGAAAATGCGTTACCGTTACTGTCAAATTATCATCTTACTATAATCATCTTTTTTTGGAGGGTGAGAGAATAACCTGATAAATCAGCTAGAAGAGCACGAGCAGGACCCTGAAAGATGGtcatatgaaaatttattttactcATACAAATACTTTTAATACAGAAGTGACAGAAAATATAGGTACCGAGTCCTTTTAAGTAATACCTGCACTGTATTGTTTGCAAGATCAAGCATCCAAAAGCCTATTACAAAGATAATTGCTGCCCTTGTTCGTGTACCCTTATATACTCTGCAGGAGCATGACCAAGCAagttaaaacttaaaatatcATGCTTGTTCACGACAAAAGATAAAAAACAGGCCAAAagataataaagaaataaatttattaagatGCTCCAACAAACCTGCAGTGCTCTTTCGTATCTCCTAATATATATCCAATGTCAGCAGAAAATCCAATCAACACCAcctatataaaataataaataaccattTAGTTTCTAATACTTCGAATGGTAATTGTTAAtcaaaaaggaaacaaaacaaGTACCCAGAAGAACACAGCTTACAGCAACTGCTATCATTAAAGATCCAGCAAGAATAAAAGGACGTCTCCTTCCATATTTTGAAGAACACTTATCACTCCATATACCGACACATGGTTGAACCTAAAAACaaccaaatataaaataaactaagaCAACAAAATCAACGAAGATGAAAATTTCCACTGCTTCAGCAGAAATCCATCACATTTGAATTAAATACTATATACATGACTATAATTAAGAGTCAAGGATTAGCAGAAGTTTTTGAAAGATTAAAAATTGTCATCCAGTCCCAGGAAAGAGATTGAAATAATTAATCCCTGTGTTACTGATAGTTAAGAGCatatatacaaaaatatatttgaaaagaaaaaggaggaaCTTTAAGAAACGTCATGCAACAAAAAAGCCAAAAAAGAACACATATCATGTCAATCTTCAAAGATCAAGATTCATCTGCCTTTAACACTTAACATCTCCTCTTCTTATAATGCACACTAACTGGGTATTATTAACATGGCTATCTTTGAAGAGTGCATGCGAGATACAAGCCAGGCCATAGACTACTAAAATGATTACCATGTTCTGATTTTCTTTGCCTCAAAATGTAGACATAAAAAACCATACAAAAAGGAACCATATGGGAACAATATTAATAAAAAGGAACCAATCCAGTATGTCACAAATGAAatgaatttttatatattatacattatatcTAACAGTCACGATTAACCCCTCGAGACAATCTAGCCCATAAAAAAAGCCACTCATGGTGAACTAGGTACTTACCAAGGCATGAACCCAAAACCCTCAAATGGATATGAATTAACAACACTAGAAGATTCTAATCCATGGTGGTtgacataaataaaaaaaaaaaaatgaacctaTTAACCCATAAACACGATAAGATACGGTTTCAATGTATAATATTTCAATCATTTACACTGAAAGTTAAGTGGACAATAGATTTTCTATCAATCATGGATAAATTTTTCACTGATATCATCATTGACGGGTAAAATTAGGGGAGGACTGATATTAAATGATTATCATCACGTACCACGAGACCAGTGATGGGACCGCAAAGCCaaataaaggaagaaaatgCATGCTCAATTCCGAGCGTCTGCAAAtgagaccaaaaaaaaaaaaaaatgaaagaaagaaattagCAACCAAGTAAACTGTAAAACTAGGAGGAGGAAACTATAAACAAATATAAACGTCGAATGATATTAGCTAGATATAACTTATACTAACACAACGTACAAGTAATACACCAAGCAACTGGAGATAAAACGGCAAATACTTGACAATGTCATAACTAAGTAATAATCAGGCGACGTTTTTCGTAATCTGAATCATAGACCCAACACAGAATCCAAACACCTAGCGACTTAAAGACGAAAACAAAATCAGAGCACAATCGAGAAACAATACCTGAATATAGGGAGTTAGTAGGGAAAGCTGTAATGCCCAACCAAATTGAACACCGGCAGCAATAGTACAACTGAGAATTAAGATAATCAAACTATTGGGCGTAGATCTAACATGAGGCGTTGAGGAGGATGAACTATCTTGGCTTCCATTGGGACATCCACCAGAAGAAGGAGAATTGAGATCGATCCCGTGAAGCTGATGTTCATCGACAGCCACCATCTCCACTTCTGAATCATGGAGGTTCCTGTACGAAACCCTGAAGGAAACGGAGTTGGACTTGGCCGCCATGAGTGGAGCTAATCAACTGGAACGGCAAAATCGGCCGTTTACATAAGATCTGTACACCGATCTGAAGCTTCCAATGGAGATCTAATCACAGTTGGTGCAGTTACATGAAAGATGAAGGTATGGATGGATGAAATTTGATGGAATGAAGAGGATTTCTGTGGTTTCAGTTGAAATCCACCGCCATTGCAGAAGCTCAAAAATGGTATCGCCGTCAATTACACGGTGGAGTATTGTGAAAATGTGTATTGAAAGGAAGTTTGAATGAATACTTTAATTCATGAAccttataaaaataaataaataaatacttgaattcATGAAATTTTTATGAATTCGAAAGTATTAAAAACAGAATTGACCCAGAAATtaaagtttttcaaaattgcaTTTTGATGATTATCATATTCCACGATTCGTGTAATGACGATGTGGAAacagaaatttaaagaaagaaatagaaaaataattaaaaagtaatatcaaatattaaaaaaattataaaatttaagatGTGAAATATTTGCCGATAAACTAAttgtaaattgtttattataaaataaaatagatataaatatgaaaaatcatAATATTAAACTAACATAACAAGGATAGAAAAATCGTAACACTAAACATAAGAGAGATACAAAAAACATAACACGACATAAtgggaaagaaagaagaaaagaaaactctACAAATAGATAGAACTTGAGAGAATGAGCAAAATATTAGAGAACTCacatcaatttaaatttaatgtaaaatgACGTGgaaattcaatgaaaaagatttgaatgaaaatatgtggtttcttgaaaatatggatttttttatAGTATAAGAGAAAAGACTTTCAGAGCTAGTTAGAATAGctaattattttagaaaaaaagaaaaaaaaagctcgaaattttgagaaatttgggaaaaatcaaaatttcccTCCTACTAAATTTTGGGATTTCGACCAAAATTTTCCAGTATGGTTATCGTACCGTTTTTagcttaagtttttttttttttgtttttagttttggagCATACAAAAATTTGGAGGGAATAATTTCAACCTAATCCTATTGTTTTATGTTGATTGAGAGTACAAAGGATGACAACTTATGGAGTAATAAGGTTGTGAACTTctccttaaaaaaataataaaaaagattaTGAACTTCATTTCTTATTCAGCTTAAGGAATTCGAAAATCAATTTTATGCCCTAATAAGTATTAAAGGTTGAATTTTGTGCtcaaaactcgtggtttgtatatgtataaacaaattattgattattaataaaataattgtttattttattttgtatcttAATATTGCATAACTTAATCCAATATACAAAATCTAAGGTTATTTACATGAGATATGAACAGAAAGTAGTTGACATGAGTGAATTACgttcaagtaataacttaaagggtctatagtagatggataaagttgagtgtcttatcctgataacactatagATACGGCCCCCTTTGTAAAAGTT
This DNA window, taken from Benincasa hispida cultivar B227 chromosome 6, ASM972705v1, whole genome shotgun sequence, encodes the following:
- the LOC120080235 gene encoding sucrose transport protein SUC3 isoform X2, translated to MAAKSNSVSFRVSYRNLHDSEVEMVAVDEHQLHGIDLNSPSSGGCPNGSQDSSSSSTPHVRSTPNSLIILILSCTIAAGVQFGWALQLSLLTPYIQTLGIEHAFSSFIWLCGPITGLVVVLIGFSADIGYILGDTKEHCRVYKGTRTRAAIIFVIGFWMLDLANNTVQGPARALLADLSGPDQHNVANAVFCSWMAVGNILGFSAGASGSWHKWFPFLLSNACCEACGNLKAAFLTAVLFLTICTLVTIYFADEVPLTAVDQPPRLSDSAPLLNGNEQNSSNILKPELNSLNGSNADYGYQENIHLKNSKSKSEESHNEGYYDGPATVVVKLLTSLRHLPPAMHSVLLVMALSWLSWFPFFLFDTDWMGREVYHGDPKGSLTDEQVYDQGVREGAFGLLLNSVVLGISSFFIEPMCQRMGARLVWAMSNFIVFACMMGTTIISLISVSQYSEGIEHIIGGNSTIKNAALAVFALLGFPLAITYSVPFSLTAELTADSGGGQGLAIGVLNLAVVIPQMIVSLGAGPWDALFSGGNIPAFALASICALAAGIVAVLRLPNQTNSSFKSTGFHFG
- the LOC120080235 gene encoding sucrose transport protein SUC3 isoform X1, with product MAAKSNSVSFRVSYRNLHDSEVEMVAVDEHQLHGIDLNSPSSGGCPNGSQDSSSSSTPHVRSTPNSLIILILSCTIAAGVQFGWALQLSLLTPYIQTLGIEHAFSSFIWLCGPITGLVVQPCVGIWSDKCSSKYGRRRPFILAGSLMIAVAVVLIGFSADIGYILGDTKEHCRVYKGTRTRAAIIFVIGFWMLDLANNTVQGPARALLADLSGPDQHNVANAVFCSWMAVGNILGFSAGASGSWHKWFPFLLSNACCEACGNLKAAFLTAVLFLTICTLVTIYFADEVPLTAVDQPPRLSDSAPLLNGNEQNSSNILKPELNSLNGSNADYGYQENIHLKNSKSKSEESHNEGYYDGPATVVVKLLTSLRHLPPAMHSVLLVMALSWLSWFPFFLFDTDWMGREVYHGDPKGSLTDEQVYDQGVREGAFGLLLNSVVLGISSFFIEPMCQRMGARLVWAMSNFIVFACMMGTTIISLISVSQYSEGIEHIIGGNSTIKNAALAVFALLGFPLAITYSVPFSLTAELTADSGGGQGLAIGVLNLAVVIPQMIVSLGAGPWDALFSGGNIPAFALASICALAAGIVAVLRLPNQTNSSFKSTGFHFG